A genomic region of Sarcophilus harrisii chromosome 6, mSarHar1.11, whole genome shotgun sequence contains the following coding sequences:
- the LOC100925121 gene encoding olfactory receptor 14I1-like: MNYGTPEDMSNCTIIMEFFLMEYSSIRELQVLHAILFLLIYIAALMGNLLTVTAIVTDPHLHSPMYFFLSNLSMLDIGYISVTLPKFIVNSLTGNQSISLLGCAAQIFFAIFFAATEIALLVAMSYDRFVAICHPLHYGVIMTPFRCLWVAISSWLSGLIYSALHTGNMFRLPFSGSNLIHQFFCDIPHVLKVSSSEVRDTEYILLATSSTLVLFCFGFLVISYTYIFSTVFKMPSEEGRYKALSTCSPQLIIFLLFILSGMVTFLSPLSDTTPIRNLLTSMTYAILPPFMNPIIYSLRNMKIKVALARIIKTIFFPKKYMSIFETIKK; the protein is encoded by the coding sequence ATGAATTATGGGACCCCAGAAGACATGAGCAATTGTACCATCATCATGGAATTCTTCCTTATGGAGTATTCCAGCATCCGAGAGCTGCAGGTCTTGCACGCCATTCTTTTCTTGCTGATATACATTGCAGCCCTGATGGGAAATCTCCTCACTGTCACTGCCATTGTCACTGACCCACACCTTCACTCtcctatgtattttttcctaAGCAATCTTTCCATGTTGGATATTGGCTACATCTCAGTCACTCTTCCCAAATTCATTGTGAATTCCCTGACAGGCAATCAATCCATTTCTCTCCTGGGCTGTGCTGCTCAGATTTTCTTTGCTATCTTCTTTGCTGCAACAGAAATTGCCTTGCTTGTGGCAATGTCCTATGACCGCTTTGTGGCCATTTGCCATCCCTTGCACTATGGGGTCATCATGACACCATTCCGTTGCCTTTGGGTGGCAATTAGTTCATGGCTCAGTGGGCTCATCTATTCAGCTCTACACACAGGAAATATGTTCCGTTTGCCTTTCTCAGGATCCAATTTGATCCACCAGTTTTTTTGTGATATCCCTCATGTGttgaaggtctcatcttctgagGTTCGTGATACTGAGTATATACTCCTTGCCACCAGTTCCACTTTAGTTTTATTCTGCTTTGGCTTTTTAGTTATATCCTATACTTATATCTTCTCCACTGTATTTAAAATGCCCTCTGAGGAAGGGCGCTACAAAGCTTTGTCTACCTGTTCACCTCAACTTATTATCTTCCTGTTATTCATTCTGTCCGGCATGGTCACATTCTTGAGTCCTTTATCAGACACTACCCCAATCCGGAATCTTTTGACTTCAATGACTTATGCAATATTGCCTCCATTTATGAATCCTATTATTTATAGTCTGAGGAACATGAAAATCAAAGTTGCACTGGCCagaataatcaaaactatcttttTCCCCAAGAAGTACATGTCCATctttgaaacaattaaaaaataa